A part of Methyloprofundus sedimenti genomic DNA contains:
- a CDS encoding DUF3375 domain-containing protein — protein sequence MEHDYLLKLRQHPTWRLLCADNSALIISFFYRVFIQPNCRSLKQSELTEKLEDTLFHLRQIHRDKYPKTAKAYLTDWASGENAFLRKYYAENSDEPEFDLTPASEKSIEWLRSLEQKQFIGTESRLLTVFELLASILQTTQTDPQQRIAELEVQKAEIDAEISRLQQGEVISYDPRQVKERFYQLEETARSLLMDFRQVEENFRQLDRSTREKIATSNKHKGELLDDIFGEQDDIGDSDQGKSFQAFWGLLMSPAKQEEFNALIQKVLALEEVQSCEPDELLPKMKYHLLEAGEKVQRTSSSLVEQLRRYLDDQVWLENKRIMSIIHEIEKSAIAIKQNPPKDKDFTYLDDTKAQIELAVSRTLFRPPSRPVIATEKLSSGAAEFSSDLLYTQHYVDTDMLQARINKALQNQRQITLLEICEQHPLEKGLSELIAYMNLACQDNSHALIDGEKEVEITWVSSEGVDKSVTMPSVIFTRH from the coding sequence ATGGAACACGATTATTTACTCAAACTTCGCCAGCATCCGACTTGGCGCTTATTATGTGCCGATAATTCAGCTTTGATTATCAGCTTTTTTTACCGAGTGTTTATTCAGCCCAATTGCCGTTCATTAAAACAAAGCGAATTAACGGAAAAGCTGGAAGACACTTTATTTCACCTGCGTCAGATTCATCGCGACAAATACCCGAAAACGGCGAAAGCCTATCTCACTGATTGGGCTAGCGGAGAAAATGCTTTTTTGCGCAAGTATTATGCAGAAAACAGCGACGAGCCAGAATTTGATTTAACTCCGGCGAGTGAAAAATCGATAGAATGGCTGCGTAGTTTAGAACAAAAACAATTTATTGGTACAGAGTCACGGCTATTGACGGTCTTTGAATTGCTTGCCAGCATCCTGCAAACTACACAAACCGATCCACAACAGCGTATTGCCGAATTAGAAGTGCAAAAAGCAGAAATAGATGCTGAAATTTCCCGTTTACAACAAGGTGAAGTGATTAGCTATGATCCTCGTCAGGTCAAAGAGCGCTTTTATCAGCTGGAAGAAACCGCGCGTAGCTTGCTGATGGATTTTAGACAGGTTGAAGAGAATTTTCGGCAACTCGACCGTAGTACACGCGAGAAAATCGCCACCAGCAATAAACATAAAGGCGAGTTACTGGATGATATTTTTGGCGAGCAAGATGATATCGGTGATTCAGACCAGGGCAAAAGTTTTCAGGCGTTCTGGGGCTTGCTGATGTCGCCAGCAAAACAGGAAGAATTTAATGCACTTATTCAAAAAGTGCTCGCTTTGGAAGAAGTGCAAAGCTGTGAGCCAGATGAATTATTGCCGAAAATGAAATATCATTTACTGGAAGCCGGTGAGAAAGTACAGCGCACCAGCTCTAGTCTGGTTGAGCAATTACGCCGCTATTTGGATGATCAGGTATGGCTGGAAAACAAACGCATTATGTCGATTATTCACGAAATTGAAAAATCAGCAATTGCCATTAAACAAAACCCGCCCAAGGATAAAGACTTTACTTACTTAGATGATACCAAGGCGCAGATCGAATTAGCGGTATCACGTACCTTATTCCGACCGCCCAGTCGCCCGGTTATTGCCACAGAAAAATTAAGCTCCGGTGCCGCAGAGTTTAGCAGTGACTTATTATATACTCAGCATTATGTCGATACAGACATGCTACAGGCACGCATTAACAAAGCCCTGCAAAATCAACGACAGATTACGTTGCTGGAAATCTGTGAACAGCACCCTTTAGAAAAAGGCTTGAGTGAACTGATCGCCTATATGAATCTGGCTTGTCAGGATAATTCCCATGCCTTGATAGATGGCGAAAAAGAAGTTGAAATTACCTGGGTGAGCTCGGAAGGTGTGGATAAGTCGGTAACAATGCCCAGTGTTATTTTTACCCGGCATTAA
- a CDS encoding glycosyltransferase family 9 protein has translation MSNNTVPPSKITLLRLSAIGDVLMLLPAVRLLKKQFPDTQIDWLIDRPIAGLLAQVTEVNVVPIDKPKSIGDYWRIKKQWRRKNTGQLISFQTSFVSNMLMALLPAEHKTGFGPPYSREGHHFFTDTAYELPEHLHQVEIFFALAQKFAGISQQISITADDLNLPVSDTDINWAVDKLQTHRQWIAINPMASTQEKTWDAERYISLIDNLHRLYPDRPVVLTGGSGSKEVAFGQQIEQQTQAPCLNLTGQTTLTQLAAILKQASLLISPDTGPLHLANAMATPVIGLYAVTRPEYIGPYNQLDNCINIYDQAARTFMQKPASQLPWQKKIPSLEAMQLISVEQLIAKVRDLNL, from the coding sequence ATGAGCAATAATACAGTACCTCCCTCTAAAATAACACTGCTCCGACTTTCTGCAATAGGCGATGTGCTGATGTTATTACCCGCAGTACGCCTGCTGAAAAAACAGTTTCCTGACACACAAATCGATTGGTTAATTGATAGACCGATTGCAGGTCTACTGGCGCAAGTTACTGAGGTAAATGTGGTGCCTATAGACAAACCTAAATCAATAGGCGATTATTGGCGAATCAAAAAACAGTGGCGTCGTAAAAATACCGGACAATTAATTAGTTTCCAGACCAGTTTTGTCAGTAATATGCTCATGGCGCTGTTACCTGCTGAGCATAAAACCGGCTTTGGCCCGCCTTATTCTCGTGAAGGTCATCACTTTTTTACCGATACGGCCTATGAATTGCCTGAGCACTTGCATCAGGTTGAGATTTTTTTTGCCTTAGCACAAAAATTTGCGGGTATCAGTCAACAGATCAGCATAACGGCAGATGATTTAAACCTGCCTGTCAGCGACACCGATATCAACTGGGCAGTTGATAAGTTACAGACGCATAGACAGTGGATCGCCATAAATCCTATGGCCTCTACACAGGAAAAAACCTGGGATGCAGAACGTTATATTAGTCTAATTGATAACTTGCACAGACTTTATCCCGACAGGCCTGTGGTATTAACGGGTGGTTCTGGCAGCAAAGAAGTGGCCTTTGGACAGCAAATCGAACAACAAACGCAAGCACCATGTCTTAACTTAACAGGACAAACAACGCTGACTCAGTTGGCCGCTATTCTTAAACAAGCGTCCCTGCTTATCTCTCCCGACACGGGCCCGTTACATCTTGCGAATGCTATGGCGACACCGGTGATTGGTCTTTATGCTGTGACCCGGCCTGAATATATCGGGCCTTATAATCAGCTGGATAACTGTATCAATATCTATGATCAAGCCGCCCGGACCTTTATGCAGAAGCCTGCATCCCAGCTTCCCTGGCAAAAGAAAATACCCAGTTTAGAAGCCATGCAGTTAATCTCTGTGGAACAGCTTATCGCCAAAGTACGCGACTTAAACTTATGA
- a CDS encoding glycosyltransferase family 4 protein, translated as MKHTISRLRIAVLIRQYTGIGGAERYCVELTERLAKQHEVHLFCQSIEIEPHPNIIVHIIPKKRGKPRYLNQLEFSRLTRLATAGQFDIVHSHDMVTHANVQTLHVPCVRSRYTDISGIKKILRYLNSAISPRLLAYLWLEKKQICTKNNRQIIAVSEFLAQNITNSYPEVVNNINIAYPGIAVSKSKKTLNTLRQQQRKQLQLADDAFVILFVANDYKRKGLPIILQAIKALDIPQLQLVVAGDDRPKKFTTTVKKAGLNNQVHFIGKCADMHALYPVADVLIHPTLADTYAMVVLEAMAHGIPVIVSNATYCGFAEHLTDNEALLIDQPKDPVELAKHINTLLSDTDLREFLATNGRKKALAISWENTLQQTQRAYRKVLKLTTR; from the coding sequence ATGAAACATACTATTAGCAGACTGCGCATTGCAGTTTTAATCCGCCAATACACGGGAATCGGAGGGGCCGAACGCTATTGCGTTGAATTGACTGAGCGCCTGGCCAAACAGCATGAGGTGCATTTATTCTGCCAGTCCATTGAAATTGAACCTCACCCTAATATTATCGTACACATCATCCCTAAAAAGCGGGGAAAACCACGTTATCTCAATCAATTAGAATTTTCCAGACTGACTCGTCTTGCCACAGCAGGCCAGTTCGATATCGTGCATTCGCATGACATGGTTACCCATGCTAATGTACAAACTCTGCATGTGCCTTGTGTGCGCAGCCGATACACTGACATATCAGGGATAAAAAAAATACTGCGTTATTTAAATAGTGCTATCAGCCCGCGCTTACTTGCCTATTTATGGCTGGAAAAAAAGCAGATTTGCACAAAAAATAATCGCCAGATCATCGCAGTTTCAGAATTTTTAGCCCAAAATATCACTAACAGCTATCCTGAGGTCGTTAACAATATTAATATTGCCTATCCAGGTATAGCGGTATCAAAAAGCAAAAAAACGCTAAACACATTACGTCAGCAACAACGCAAACAACTACAATTAGCAGATGATGCTTTTGTCATTCTCTTTGTTGCTAATGATTACAAGCGCAAGGGCCTGCCGATTATACTCCAGGCCATCAAAGCGCTAGACATCCCACAGCTACAATTAGTTGTCGCGGGTGACGACCGGCCGAAAAAATTCACCACCACAGTTAAAAAAGCGGGACTCAACAATCAAGTTCACTTTATTGGCAAATGCGCTGATATGCATGCTTTGTATCCTGTCGCTGATGTTTTAATCCACCCGACTCTGGCAGATACCTACGCCATGGTGGTTCTGGAGGCGATGGCGCACGGCATCCCCGTTATCGTTAGTAATGCTACATATTGTGGCTTTGCAGAACATTTAACGGATAATGAAGCATTGCTAATTGACCAGCCTAAAGACCCGGTCGAGCTGGCAAAACATATTAATACATTACTGAGCGACACTGATCTGCGAGAATTTTTAGCTACAAATGGCAGAAAAAAAGCGCTGGCGATAAGCTGGGAAAATACTTTACAGCAGACCCAGCGCGCTTACCGTAAAGTTTTAAAGCTAACTACCAGGTAA
- a CDS encoding DUF4194 domain-containing protein — protein MTEEEHQPSISPIIIHLLKGILFRNQQPMLWHDLLSLQSQVLDYVKVMGLDLAIDDTEGYAWLTQSIPDEDEKDPLPRLIARRPLSYPISLLCVLLRKKMAEADSSGADIRVIVSRQELSNAMLVFMPEKSNEAQISASINATINKVIELGFLRKLTNDNENLEIQRIISALVDADWTADFNQKLATYQAYAESTD, from the coding sequence ATGACCGAAGAAGAACACCAACCCAGTATCTCCCCCATTATCATCCACCTCCTCAAAGGCATTTTATTCCGTAACCAGCAACCGATGTTATGGCATGATCTATTAAGCTTACAAAGTCAGGTTCTAGATTATGTAAAAGTGATGGGACTGGATTTGGCAATAGACGATACCGAAGGCTATGCCTGGCTAACACAAAGTATCCCTGATGAGGATGAAAAAGATCCTCTGCCACGCTTAATAGCGCGCCGTCCTCTAAGTTATCCGATTAGCTTATTATGTGTGCTATTACGTAAAAAAATGGCTGAAGCCGATAGCTCAGGTGCGGATATACGCGTGATTGTCTCAAGACAGGAGCTTAGCAATGCCATGCTGGTGTTTATGCCGGAGAAAAGTAATGAAGCACAAATCAGTGCATCCATTAACGCCACCATTAACAAAGTGATTGAACTGGGCTTTTTGCGCAAATTGACAAACGACAATGAAAACCTGGAAATTCAACGCATTATCAGCGCCTTGGTTGATGCCGACTGGACTGCAGACTTTAATCAAAAATTAGCCACTTACCAAGCCTATGCCGAATCTACAGACTGA
- the waaF gene encoding lipopolysaccharide heptosyltransferase II, which translates to MNILVFSPAWVGDMVMAQTLFKVLHQHYPDMNLDVIAPPWPYDLLQRMPEVNKHYKIEVQRGKFSWQARRDIANSIKDKQYDWAITMPVTWKSALNGYWSGAPRRTGFLGEMRYGLLNDRRRLDTKKLPYMVQRYVSLGLDTSAPIPELNAIPKPQLAVDKNNAANWMQTLNITQQKPVIALMPGAEFGPAKRWPTENYALIARHLIQSDCHVLILGSPKDYATAEEIVQKSGVQLINLCGKTNLLDAVDILSCANLAISNDSGLMHIAAAVNISQIAIYRSSTPEFTPPLNDKAIILQAEFNNPAVDKIKLKSLEGIAGFTDVAIDQVQSAIQSIL; encoded by the coding sequence ATGAATATTCTTGTTTTTTCTCCCGCCTGGGTAGGTGATATGGTTATGGCACAGACTCTTTTTAAAGTGCTACATCAACATTACCCTGATATGAACCTGGATGTGATTGCACCTCCCTGGCCCTATGATTTATTACAGCGTATGCCGGAAGTCAATAAGCATTACAAAATTGAAGTTCAACGCGGAAAGTTTAGCTGGCAGGCTCGCCGGGATATAGCGAATAGTATCAAAGATAAGCAGTATGACTGGGCGATTACTATGCCGGTTACCTGGAAATCTGCCTTAAATGGCTATTGGAGCGGTGCACCCAGACGTACCGGCTTTCTTGGGGAAATGCGTTATGGCTTATTAAATGACAGGCGCAGATTAGATACCAAAAAACTGCCTTATATGGTGCAGCGTTATGTATCGTTAGGTTTGGATACCTCCGCACCTATCCCCGAATTAAATGCAATTCCAAAACCTCAGCTAGCCGTTGATAAAAACAATGCTGCAAACTGGATGCAGACATTAAATATTACACAGCAAAAGCCGGTCATTGCGCTGATGCCGGGCGCTGAATTTGGCCCAGCAAAGCGCTGGCCTACAGAGAATTATGCGCTGATTGCCAGGCATCTAATCCAATCTGATTGCCATGTATTGATTTTAGGTTCGCCTAAAGACTATGCAACGGCAGAAGAAATAGTACAAAAAAGTGGTGTTCAGCTCATTAATTTATGCGGTAAAACCAACTTGCTAGATGCAGTTGATATACTTTCCTGTGCCAATCTGGCAATTAGCAATGACTCAGGTTTAATGCATATTGCAGCGGCTGTTAATATCTCGCAAATCGCCATATATCGTAGTTCCACACCTGAATTTACGCCACCGCTGAATGATAAAGCGATTATTCTACAAGCTGAATTTAATAACCCGGCTGTAGATAAGATTAAGCTAAAGTCGCTGGAGGGTATAGCAGGCTTTACAGATGTTGCTATAGATCAGGTACAATCAGCCATACAATCTATTTTATAA